A genomic segment from Nitratiruptor sp. YY08-10 encodes:
- a CDS encoding cytochrome-c peroxidase: protein MKKLFFFLIPVILLAFEPIKPIPEHIPYNKQKALLGKYLFFDPILSKDKTISCASCHDFNHGGADPRPVSIGVGGAKGKVNAPTVYNAYFNFRQFWNGRAKDLKDQANGPVHAPNEMAMDEKIIEKRLNANPLYKKLFKQVYHTDHIKYWMVLDAIAEIEKALITPNSKFDLYLKGKAKLTPLEKKGYILFKQLGCITCRNGINIGGNSYQKIGAVKPYDKPAVGDRYEITKRAFDRYRYKVPTLRNIALTAPYFHDGSVKTLDEAVEKMAYHNLGFQLTSEEKRAIVAFLKTLTGKKPKILEQ, encoded by the coding sequence ATGAAAAAATTATTTTTTTTTCTAATTCCTGTCATCCTCTTGGCATTTGAACCTATCAAGCCCATACCGGAACATATTCCTTACAACAAACAAAAAGCGCTTTTAGGAAAATATCTTTTTTTCGATCCTATTCTTTCTAAAGATAAAACAATAAGCTGTGCAAGTTGTCACGATTTTAACCATGGCGGAGCAGATCCAAGACCAGTCTCTATTGGTGTTGGAGGAGCAAAAGGAAAAGTCAATGCCCCAACCGTTTATAACGCATATTTTAATTTCAGACAGTTTTGGAACGGACGGGCAAAAGATCTCAAAGATCAGGCAAACGGACCGGTTCACGCTCCAAATGAGATGGCTATGGATGAAAAAATTATCGAAAAACGTCTCAATGCCAACCCATTGTATAAGAAACTGTTCAAACAAGTCTATCATACAGATCATATTAAATACTGGATGGTACTGGACGCAATCGCCGAAATTGAAAAAGCTCTGATCACACCAAATTCAAAATTTGACCTATACCTCAAAGGAAAAGCAAAGCTCACACCATTGGAAAAGAAAGGATACATACTTTTCAAACAATTGGGATGTATCACGTGCCGCAACGGCATCAATATCGGAGGAAACTCCTATCAAAAAATAGGAGCCGTCAAACCCTATGACAAACCAGCTGTCGGGGACAGATACGAAATAACCAAAAGAGCATTTGATCGTTACAGATACAAAGTACCAACACTTCGAAACATTGCTCTTACTGCTCCCTATTTTCATGATGGATCAGTGAAAACACTGGACGAAGCGGTGGAGAAAATGGCCTATCACAATCTTGGATTCCAGCTGACATCCGAGGAAAAAAGGGCGATCGTCGCTTTTTTAAAAACGTTAACGGGTAAAAAACCGAAGATTTTAGAACAATGA
- a CDS encoding malic enzyme-like NAD(P)-binding protein encodes MKTKALQYHKKGKSGKFEICVTKPFATQEDLSLAYTPGVGEVCKEIAKHPESAYEYTTKGNLVAVISNGTAVLGLGDIGALASKPVMEGKAILFKKFAGIDSIDLEVDEKDPQKFIEIVRALTPTFGGINLEDIKAPECFEIEEQLKKSTEIPIMHDDQHGTAIVTTAGLINACRLTGRDIASLKVVIVGSGAAAIASAKMYRYFGIKEIILIDSKGVVHKERKDLNEYKAQFAYPKAISREEAFKDADMVLGLSRPGTVQKEDLALMKEEPFVFVCSNPVPEIMPDEIKQVRPGAIIATGRSDFPNQVNNVLGFPYLFRGALDTRSSAINYEMMLAAAHALADLATKEVPEMVQTIYHRRLAFSKEYIIPTPFDPRLIVEVSMAVAKAAVKSGVARKEPNWNEYRVWLEELRDRSVE; translated from the coding sequence TTGAAAACGAAAGCGTTGCAATACCATAAAAAAGGAAAAAGTGGAAAATTTGAGATCTGTGTTACAAAACCGTTTGCAACGCAAGAAGATTTGAGCCTCGCGTATACGCCGGGCGTGGGTGAAGTATGCAAAGAGATAGCCAAGCATCCAGAGAGTGCGTACGAGTATACGACAAAAGGAAATCTGGTTGCAGTAATATCCAATGGTACAGCCGTCCTAGGGCTTGGTGACATCGGAGCGCTTGCCAGCAAACCTGTCATGGAAGGCAAAGCGATTTTATTTAAGAAGTTTGCCGGAATTGACAGTATTGATCTGGAAGTGGATGAGAAAGATCCCCAAAAGTTTATAGAAATTGTACGAGCATTAACCCCCACTTTTGGTGGAATCAATCTTGAAGATATCAAAGCGCCGGAGTGCTTCGAGATTGAAGAACAACTCAAAAAGAGTACCGAAATTCCTATAATGCATGATGATCAGCACGGTACCGCTATTGTAACGACGGCTGGGTTGATCAATGCGTGCAGATTGACAGGCCGTGATATTGCATCTTTGAAAGTGGTGATCGTAGGAAGTGGCGCCGCTGCGATAGCCAGTGCGAAGATGTATCGATATTTTGGAATCAAAGAGATAATTCTCATCGATTCCAAAGGTGTTGTGCATAAAGAGCGAAAAGATTTGAACGAATATAAGGCCCAATTTGCATATCCAAAAGCAATTTCAAGAGAGGAAGCATTCAAAGATGCAGATATGGTATTAGGCCTTAGCCGCCCGGGAACTGTGCAAAAAGAGGATTTGGCTTTGATGAAAGAGGAGCCCTTTGTTTTTGTCTGCTCCAATCCAGTTCCTGAAATTATGCCAGATGAGATCAAACAGGTACGCCCAGGTGCTATTATCGCTACCGGAAGAAGCGATTTTCCTAACCAAGTGAATAACGTCTTGGGTTTTCCGTATCTTTTTCGAGGGGCTTTGGATACGAGAAGTAGTGCAATTAACTATGAGATGATGTTGGCGGCTGCCCATGCATTGGCTGATTTGGCAACCAAGGAAGTTCCTGAAATGGTACAAACGATTTATCATAGAAGGCTTGCTTTTTCTAAAGAGTATATTATTCCGACACCCTTTGATCCAAGACTGATCGTTGAAGTGAGCATGGCAGTAGCAAAGGCGGCAGTCAAAAGCGGCGTAGCAAGAAAAGAGCCAAACTGGAATGAATATAGAGTATGGCTCGAAGAGCTTCGAGACAGAAGTGTAGAATAA
- a CDS encoding MqnA/MqnD/SBP family protein, translating into MIIGKIEYINLLPFHVFLKKRLRTPADKKAWMYHQGVPSAINKKFQKGKVEAAMVSSIVSKKYRCSDFGIVADKKVLSVLVCPGKTLPDQASDTSNILAKILKMQGEVVIGDRALQRRKKQKCQDLAALWYEKFGLPFVFARFCYRKKGKQYEKLAKAFLQSRIKIPTYIMRTYKKRSGLSSREINEYLTLIRYNVGIREKQSLKKFLKLAKKIHK; encoded by the coding sequence ATGATAATAGGAAAAATCGAATATATCAATCTTTTGCCCTTCCATGTATTTCTCAAAAAAAGATTACGTACTCCGGCAGATAAGAAAGCGTGGATGTATCATCAAGGGGTCCCTTCCGCAATCAATAAGAAATTTCAAAAAGGAAAAGTGGAAGCGGCCATGGTGTCCAGTATTGTCTCAAAAAAATATCGGTGCAGCGATTTTGGTATCGTAGCAGATAAAAAGGTCTTAAGCGTTCTTGTCTGCCCGGGCAAAACACTCCCAGACCAAGCTTCAGATACATCCAATATTCTTGCAAAGATTCTGAAAATGCAAGGAGAAGTGGTTATAGGAGACAGAGCCCTGCAAAGGAGGAAAAAGCAAAAGTGCCAAGACCTGGCAGCACTTTGGTATGAAAAATTTGGTCTACCTTTCGTCTTTGCCAGATTTTGCTACAGGAAAAAAGGCAAACAGTATGAGAAACTAGCCAAAGCCTTTTTACAAAGCCGTATCAAAATACCAACATACATCATGCGAACCTACAAGAAACGCTCCGGCCTAAGCTCTCGCGAGATTAACGAATATTTAACGTTGATTCGCTATAATGTAGGAATACGGGAGAAACAATCACTTAAAAAATTCCTAAAACTGGCAAAAAAGATTCACAAATGA
- the gltX gene encoding glutamate--tRNA ligase, translated as MIVTRFAPSPTGYLHIGGLRTALFNWLWARKNGGRFILRIEDTDLARNSEEATKAILEAFDWVGLDYDGEVAYQSKRFDIYKRYIQKLLDEGKAYYCYMSKEELDRLREEQMKRGERPRYDRRYRDFTGTPPQGIQPVVRIKAPLEGDIVFEDGIKGVVTIKAQELDDFIIARSDGTPTYNFVVAIDDALMGVTDVIRGDDHLYNTPKQIIVYEALGLAIPRFYHVPMILNEEGKKLSKRDGAMDVMEYKKMGYLPEALLNFLVRLGWSHGDQEIFSLQEMKELFDPKDINKSASAYNLSKLQWLNAHYIKNTPNKKLVKLLEEFGLFLADHDKKEILLDALKERAKTLQELADMAKEILEAPQNYNEKGVKKALKGEWQAILELFLQKLKASEAHLPSDFHAIIEAVVQEKGIGFGKIGQPLRLALLGKMAGPDLSDVMAIIGKEETIKRVEKLIEEKGNS; from the coding sequence ATGATCGTTACACGTTTCGCTCCAAGTCCTACAGGGTACCTGCATATCGGGGGTCTTCGAACGGCTCTTTTTAACTGGCTGTGGGCAAGGAAAAATGGCGGCAGATTCATTTTGCGTATTGAAGATACTGATCTTGCACGAAACAGTGAAGAGGCAACAAAAGCGATTTTAGAGGCTTTCGATTGGGTTGGGCTCGATTACGATGGTGAGGTCGCTTATCAATCAAAAAGATTTGATATCTACAAACGTTATATCCAAAAACTGCTGGATGAGGGCAAGGCGTACTATTGTTATATGAGCAAAGAGGAGCTGGATCGTCTTCGAGAAGAGCAGATGAAAAGGGGAGAAAGACCACGATATGATCGAAGGTATAGAGACTTTACAGGAACGCCTCCCCAAGGGATACAACCAGTTGTGCGTATCAAAGCGCCATTGGAAGGGGATATCGTTTTTGAAGATGGGATCAAAGGTGTTGTTACGATAAAAGCCCAGGAGCTCGATGATTTTATCATTGCTCGAAGCGATGGTACGCCGACATACAACTTTGTCGTGGCGATTGACGATGCTTTGATGGGTGTCACAGACGTGATACGAGGAGATGATCATCTGTACAATACGCCAAAGCAGATTATTGTGTATGAAGCTTTGGGTCTAGCGATTCCAAGATTCTACCATGTACCGATGATTTTGAACGAAGAGGGCAAAAAACTGAGCAAGCGCGATGGTGCTATGGATGTGATGGAGTATAAAAAAATGGGATATCTGCCAGAAGCTCTTTTAAACTTTTTGGTACGCCTTGGGTGGAGTCATGGGGATCAGGAGATTTTTAGTTTACAAGAGATGAAAGAGCTTTTTGACCCCAAAGATATCAACAAATCGGCTTCTGCGTATAATCTTTCCAAACTGCAATGGCTCAATGCACATTACATCAAAAATACGCCAAATAAGAAGCTCGTGAAGCTTCTTGAAGAGTTTGGACTTTTCTTGGCTGATCACGATAAAAAAGAGATTTTACTCGATGCTTTGAAAGAGCGTGCAAAGACCTTGCAAGAGCTAGCAGATATGGCAAAAGAGATTTTGGAAGCGCCGCAAAACTATAATGAAAAGGGAGTAAAAAAAGCGCTCAAAGGGGAGTGGCAAGCGATTTTGGAGCTCTTTTTGCAAAAACTCAAAGCAAGCGAAGCCCACTTGCCATCAGATTTTCATGCCATTATCGAAGCAGTTGTCCAGGAAAAAGGGATTGGTTTTGGTAAAATCGGACAGCCGTTACGCCTTGCACTTTTGGGAAAAATGGCTGGGCCTGATCTGTCAGATGTGATGGCAATCATCGGAAAAGAAGAAACAATAAAACGAGTTGAGAAATTGATCGAAGAAAAAGGAAATAGTTGA
- a CDS encoding peptidyl-prolyl cis-trans isomerase, giving the protein MKKIALAAMLLLSLSYGKIIDGIAVIVNDEPITLYEINTVMNTTGLSKREAIQLLIREKLEEEQIKKLGIKVDDIELDQALEKIAKQKGTDLFGLQEAIISRGGDWEKFKEGLRKQLLRKKLYAALTRQQTQKMSEKDLKAYYQTHKNEFEIAKEADIVKYISPSKEVLAKIAQNPLYQPSNTALVQKGEEKIDLQKVNPQFAYLLNQTPEGSFTKILPMGDKYLLIYVKHKYGKEYIPFEEAKGYILNKLSKTSGVKNVKEYFDKLKAAANIKVIRLP; this is encoded by the coding sequence ATGAAAAAGATCGCCTTGGCAGCTATGTTGCTCCTCTCTCTTTCGTATGGAAAAATCATCGATGGAATCGCAGTTATTGTCAATGATGAACCGATAACCCTGTATGAAATCAATACAGTAATGAACACAACAGGACTGTCAAAAAGAGAAGCGATTCAGCTTTTGATTCGAGAAAAATTGGAAGAAGAGCAGATCAAGAAACTCGGTATCAAAGTGGACGACATCGAACTGGATCAAGCCCTTGAAAAAATCGCAAAACAAAAAGGAACCGATCTTTTCGGACTTCAAGAAGCAATCATATCTCGAGGAGGAGATTGGGAAAAGTTCAAAGAGGGACTTCGCAAGCAACTTCTTCGAAAAAAACTCTATGCCGCTTTGACAAGACAGCAGACGCAAAAAATGAGTGAAAAAGATCTCAAAGCCTATTATCAAACACACAAAAATGAGTTTGAAATAGCGAAAGAAGCAGATATCGTTAAATACATCTCTCCATCCAAAGAGGTTTTGGCAAAAATTGCGCAAAATCCTCTCTATCAACCAAGCAACACAGCACTGGTACAAAAAGGGGAAGAGAAAATCGATCTTCAAAAGGTCAATCCACAATTTGCATATCTTCTCAATCAAACCCCTGAGGGCTCGTTCACCAAGATCCTGCCTATGGGCGACAAATACCTTCTCATCTATGTCAAACATAAATATGGAAAAGAGTATATCCCTTTTGAAGAAGCGAAAGGGTATATATTAAACAAACTCTCTAAAACTAGCGGCGTAAAAAATGTTAAAGAGTATTTCGATAAACTCAAAGCCGCAGCAAACATCAAAGTGATACGATTACCATAA
- a CDS encoding NAD-glutamate dehydrogenase domain-containing protein — protein sequence MRTLCQQAITQEDIQIAKKLKDIELKFFYNDTTYLKLYSKTRYSISKIVRLLNDFGIETIEDISYEIEDVYVNQLTIQTETQLLQNSEDIVTAIIKKALQGQIFEHCKLYRLAVTQRFTIEKILFLRAMIKYLDQLLIEKREESIIKTFLQHGETIALITNRFFAKKGIRNIDKSIEESFKSVKNFEEDKLLRTFYAVVQNITETNFFQSKEAKSFKIEVQNFKHLLPSLQPNIEMFVYHPEFLGVHLRVSKVSRGGIRWSDREDFREEIKSLMITQEAKNAIIVPSGGKGGLFIERRISKAQFTKFYSMYIDALLDLIDKKPVEGGDFYFVVAADKGTSDMSDVANEIALKRGFWLKDAFASGGKYGYNHKKLGVTANGAWISAARHFIDKGIDIFNDSITVVGTGSMRGDVFGNGMLINPNIRLIGAISSHEIFIDPDPDPQIAYEERKRLFELSKSWSEYDPEKMSEGGGVFSRYDKEIRLSPQIKKLLGIKKNIISGEELAKRLLCAKVDLLYIGGIGTYVKSSEELNIYIADKINEPVRVDASDLRAYAVCEGGNLGFTQKARIEYAKNGGKINLDSIDNSAGVDTSDHEVNLKIVLNQAMESGKIDIEQRNEVLKSVTKEVLQKVFATNHHQPLAITLDAIRSKTMLEEIMKVIETLEREVEFFKRRDFEIPKNKDFSEVIDQEGKVVRPVLGIILSFSKIFLKQFILESGLCEQPFFEHFLYKYFPKSLYPLFEQEVLKQPLREHIIATVAANIIIDNAGVTFLADFDEIGKERFAIKVKSYLLLYSLLSIAKVKKEYYEKELQLKQNLYPILLEIEHSIEFSLKWIVRNYHQINLEPFHILSYKNEIAQFLSFEKGRSENFFKYIDLIKFIMLAIRIKELKEYTLSEILQLLMLIISTFKIDELLQLLGEFVPKDSIGKEIQNQLVELLNYFVTVVAKDVVLYTRATETLEDGLKHYMEEKMIDPNRFNTMIETMKSNASSDLMRLTYILHKLLLEAV from the coding sequence ATGAGAACTCTCTGCCAGCAAGCGATTACACAAGAAGACATTCAAATAGCAAAAAAACTGAAAGATATAGAGCTGAAATTTTTCTACAACGATACCACCTATCTCAAACTCTATTCCAAAACAAGATACTCTATCTCAAAAATTGTGAGACTGCTCAATGATTTCGGAATCGAAACGATAGAAGATATCTCTTATGAGATTGAGGATGTTTATGTCAACCAACTCACCATCCAGACAGAAACCCAACTGCTACAAAATAGTGAAGATATTGTGACGGCGATTATAAAAAAAGCGCTGCAAGGCCAAATCTTTGAACATTGCAAACTGTACAGGCTCGCTGTCACACAACGCTTCACTATAGAAAAAATCCTCTTTCTCAGGGCAATGATCAAATATCTTGATCAACTTCTCATCGAAAAGCGGGAAGAGAGCATCATCAAAACTTTCTTGCAGCATGGAGAAACAATCGCTCTCATCACCAATAGATTTTTTGCAAAAAAAGGGATACGAAATATTGATAAATCCATTGAAGAGAGTTTCAAATCGGTCAAAAATTTTGAAGAAGACAAGCTTCTACGAACGTTCTATGCCGTTGTTCAAAACATTACCGAAACAAATTTTTTTCAATCAAAAGAGGCCAAATCTTTTAAAATCGAAGTGCAAAATTTCAAACATCTTCTGCCCTCACTGCAGCCAAATATCGAAATGTTCGTATATCACCCCGAATTTCTCGGTGTCCATTTGCGGGTCTCAAAAGTATCCAGAGGAGGCATACGATGGAGTGACAGGGAAGATTTCAGAGAAGAGATAAAATCATTGATGATTACGCAAGAGGCCAAAAATGCCATTATCGTCCCTTCCGGAGGCAAAGGAGGTCTATTTATAGAAAGAAGGATCAGTAAAGCACAGTTCACAAAATTCTATTCGATGTATATTGACGCACTTTTGGATTTGATCGACAAAAAACCGGTAGAAGGTGGGGATTTTTACTTTGTTGTTGCCGCCGACAAGGGAACTTCGGATATGAGCGACGTGGCAAACGAAATTGCACTCAAACGAGGATTTTGGCTCAAAGATGCCTTTGCAAGTGGTGGCAAATATGGCTACAACCACAAAAAGCTGGGGGTTACCGCGAACGGGGCATGGATCAGTGCTGCAAGACATTTCATTGACAAGGGCATCGACATTTTCAACGACTCCATCACGGTAGTCGGTACTGGTTCTATGCGGGGTGATGTATTTGGCAACGGTATGCTTATCAATCCCAATATTCGCCTTATCGGTGCTATCAGCTCTCATGAAATTTTTATCGATCCTGATCCAGACCCCCAAATAGCCTATGAAGAGCGTAAAAGACTTTTTGAACTATCCAAAAGCTGGAGCGAATATGACCCCGAAAAAATGAGCGAGGGCGGAGGTGTTTTTTCCAGATACGATAAAGAGATTCGACTCTCTCCGCAGATCAAAAAACTGCTTGGCATCAAAAAGAACATAATCAGCGGAGAAGAGCTTGCAAAGAGACTCCTTTGTGCAAAAGTGGATCTTCTCTATATCGGTGGTATTGGTACCTATGTCAAATCCAGCGAAGAGCTCAATATCTATATTGCAGACAAGATAAACGAACCTGTACGGGTGGATGCAAGTGACCTCAGAGCCTATGCGGTATGTGAAGGGGGGAATCTCGGTTTTACGCAAAAAGCTCGTATAGAATATGCCAAAAACGGCGGGAAAATCAATCTCGATAGCATCGACAACTCTGCCGGAGTCGATACAAGTGACCATGAAGTCAATCTCAAAATTGTTCTTAACCAGGCAATGGAATCGGGGAAGATCGATATTGAACAAAGAAATGAGGTATTAAAAAGCGTCACCAAAGAGGTTTTACAAAAGGTGTTTGCAACAAATCATCACCAGCCTCTCGCTATCACTTTGGATGCCATTCGGTCAAAAACGATGCTTGAAGAGATTATGAAAGTGATTGAAACCCTTGAACGAGAGGTGGAGTTTTTCAAACGAAGAGACTTTGAGATTCCAAAAAACAAAGATTTTTCCGAAGTCATAGACCAAGAGGGAAAAGTGGTGCGTCCTGTCCTTGGCATTATCCTCTCATTTAGTAAAATCTTTCTCAAACAGTTTATTTTAGAAAGCGGATTGTGCGAACAACCATTTTTTGAGCACTTCTTATATAAATACTTTCCAAAATCACTCTATCCTCTTTTTGAACAAGAGGTCCTCAAACAACCACTCAGAGAACACATCATCGCAACAGTTGCTGCTAATATCATCATCGATAATGCAGGAGTAACTTTTTTAGCCGATTTTGACGAGATAGGCAAAGAGCGATTTGCCATAAAAGTGAAATCCTATCTTTTACTTTATTCACTTCTCTCTATTGCAAAAGTCAAAAAAGAGTATTACGAAAAAGAGCTGCAACTCAAACAAAATCTCTACCCAATCCTCTTGGAGATTGAGCACTCTATCGAATTTAGTCTCAAATGGATCGTACGCAACTACCATCAGATCAATTTAGAGCCATTCCACATCTTAAGCTACAAAAATGAAATTGCTCAATTCCTCTCGTTCGAAAAAGGGCGGAGCGAAAACTTTTTCAAATATATCGATCTGATCAAATTCATTATGCTGGCTATCCGCATCAAAGAATTGAAAGAGTATACGCTTTCAGAAATATTGCAGCTTTTGATGCTTATCATCTCTACATTTAAGATCGATGAACTGTTGCAGCTTCTGGGAGAATTCGTTCCAAAAGATAGTATCGGAAAAGAGATCCAAAATCAACTTGTTGAACTGCTTAACTACTTCGTAACGGTAGTGGCAAAAGATGTCGTACTGTATACCAGAGCAACCGAAACGCTTGAAGATGGACTCAAACACTATATGGAAGAGAAGATGATCGATCCAAACCGTTTCAACACCATGATAGAAACAATGAAATCAAACGCATCATCAGATCTGATGCGCCTGACATATATTTTGCACAAACTTCTTTTAGAGGCTGTCTAA
- a CDS encoding MoaD/ThiS family protein produces the protein MVTVEFLGPIKREPMKIEAKTLADVAKELKKDPKLQKWLSECAVAVNDTLVEKSDIVLKEGDRISLLPPVCGG, from the coding sequence ATGGTGACAGTAGAATTTTTGGGTCCAATAAAACGTGAACCTATGAAAATAGAGGCGAAAACCCTTGCAGATGTAGCAAAAGAGCTCAAAAAAGATCCAAAACTGCAAAAATGGCTCAGCGAATGTGCAGTAGCTGTGAATGATACGTTGGTTGAAAAGAGTGATATAGTGCTTAAAGAGGGAGATCGTATATCTCTTCTCCCTCCGGTTTGTGGAGGCTGA
- a CDS encoding EAL domain-containing protein produces MSTKKRVLFSILLGLSIIGLFFYFRYFSKQYFEERSDILYHLDRFQTLETVLQYDVLETSFFLYKNFDKIVQTAKEIESQQVEFEQDHLPHLPQLLKRDYLAYKKISQKVRSTIFDFETVNSTIKNSLALLTTLMNKIPDFETTYPHFNRYEKTVISAIANVILAKSSFDKDFLQEIQKDYVKLQKYHFSNQKLQRFHVVLLAHLNIFLQNFPTYTKYLNTILQKLPQNSLEAFRKDFEKVSHKKLQTITFLYAIFTTLFLFTIAYNIYLILLLDKENRELDRLARKDTLTGLYNRNSFFLEKEKYKHPALILINIDRFKHFNDIYGTEVGDCILKSVANTIKEHIKTIIPNAQLFRIGGDDFAILTEKDTMDLEKIACAITHLFQTKPIFCHNLEVFITVSIGISTSKPLLETADIALKEVKKNPQKTCLYYTSSQNLLNKVDTNLKMTNMLIDAIKNKNIIPFYQAIVDIRNNQKIKYEVLARIKTDRGVESIYPYLKLAKEIKLYKSITKMIFLQSFAMMSKKNIAFSLNISIDDIIDPDFTKMIDELFRLYPNLQDKITFEILESASIADYEIVKEFIKKVKRFGAKIAIDDFGSGYSNFEHLLNLQIDYIKIDGSLIKNIHKDKNAKLIVWMIVNFTQAADIKTVAEFVHSQEVYEAIKDIGIDYAQGFFLHKPSPTIDE; encoded by the coding sequence ATGAGCACGAAAAAAAGAGTTCTTTTTTCCATTCTGCTTGGACTCTCCATCATAGGACTTTTTTTCTATTTTCGATATTTCTCCAAACAATACTTTGAAGAACGAAGTGATATTTTATATCACCTAGACCGTTTTCAAACACTCGAAACTGTCTTGCAGTATGATGTTTTGGAAACGTCTTTTTTTCTTTATAAAAATTTTGACAAAATCGTCCAAACAGCGAAAGAGATAGAGTCACAGCAAGTAGAATTTGAACAAGACCATCTGCCACATCTGCCCCAATTACTCAAAAGAGATTATCTTGCTTACAAAAAAATAAGTCAGAAAGTTCGTAGCACGATTTTTGATTTTGAAACGGTCAATTCAACGATCAAAAACTCCCTTGCCTTGCTGACTACCTTAATGAACAAAATACCCGACTTTGAGACAACATATCCCCATTTCAACAGGTATGAGAAAACCGTAATCAGTGCGATAGCAAATGTCATTTTGGCAAAAAGCAGTTTTGATAAGGATTTTTTACAAGAGATCCAAAAAGATTATGTAAAACTACAAAAGTACCATTTTTCCAATCAAAAACTGCAAAGATTCCATGTAGTCTTGCTTGCTCATCTCAATATATTTTTACAAAATTTCCCCACATACACAAAATATCTCAACACTATTCTTCAAAAACTTCCCCAAAACTCTTTAGAAGCTTTTAGAAAAGATTTCGAAAAAGTATCTCACAAAAAACTTCAGACCATCACATTTTTATATGCAATATTTACTACTCTTTTTCTTTTTACTATTGCGTACAATATCTATCTGATTTTATTGCTGGACAAAGAGAATCGGGAATTGGATCGATTGGCAAGAAAAGATACATTAACCGGTCTGTATAACAGAAACAGCTTTTTTCTCGAAAAAGAAAAATACAAACATCCGGCTCTTATTTTGATCAATATCGACAGATTCAAACACTTCAACGATATCTACGGTACAGAGGTAGGAGACTGTATTTTAAAATCGGTAGCCAATACGATTAAAGAGCATATCAAAACCATTATACCCAACGCTCAACTGTTTCGGATTGGAGGTGATGACTTCGCAATCCTTACAGAAAAAGATACTATGGATCTGGAAAAGATTGCATGCGCAATCACTCATCTTTTCCAAACAAAACCGATTTTTTGCCATAATCTTGAAGTATTCATAACGGTGAGTATAGGCATCTCCACTTCCAAACCTTTGCTTGAAACGGCAGATATCGCTCTCAAAGAGGTAAAGAAAAATCCACAAAAAACATGCTTATACTACACTTCATCCCAAAATCTTTTAAACAAAGTCGATACAAACCTCAAAATGACAAATATGTTAATCGATGCGATTAAAAACAAGAATATTATCCCATTCTATCAGGCCATTGTAGATATTCGCAATAACCAAAAAATAAAATATGAAGTCTTGGCCCGTATCAAAACAGACAGAGGAGTCGAGTCGATCTACCCTTACTTGAAATTGGCAAAAGAGATCAAACTGTATAAATCCATTACAAAAATGATCTTTTTGCAAAGTTTTGCAATGATGAGTAAAAAAAATATAGCTTTTAGTCTCAATATCTCAATAGATGATATTATCGATCCCGATTTTACAAAAATGATTGATGAGCTTTTTAGACTCTATCCAAATCTACAAGATAAAATCACCTTTGAAATCCTGGAATCTGCTTCTATAGCAGATTATGAAATCGTCAAAGAGTTCATTAAAAAAGTGAAACGTTTTGGCGCAAAAATCGCTATTGACGATTTTGGTAGCGGATATTCCAACTTTGAACACCTGCTCAATCTTCAGATTGACTATATCAAAATCGACGGCAGCCTCATCAAAAACATTCACAAAGACAAAAATGCCAAATTAATTGTATGGATGATTGTCAACTTTACCCAGGCAGCCGATATCAAAACAGTAGCAGAATTTGTCCACTCTCAGGAGGTCTATGAAGCGATCAAGGATATTGGCATCGACTATGCACAAGGCTTTTTCTTGCATAAACCCTCACCCACGATAGATGAGTGA
- a CDS encoding molybdenum cofactor biosynthesis protein MoaE — protein sequence MLELYPGQLDVDKIFSRWRKWGETKNYGAFITFVGIVREENGIEALSFDIYEPILKKWFDTWQERAKQKGAYVCMAHSIGNVPVHTSSYMSAVFSPKRRVALELIDEFVEDFKANAPIWKYDVKQGERIYARDRSQKIKGSGLLDSL from the coding sequence ATGCTTGAACTCTATCCCGGACAGTTGGATGTGGACAAAATCTTTTCTCGTTGGAGAAAATGGGGAGAGACGAAAAACTATGGCGCTTTCATCACTTTTGTTGGTATCGTTCGGGAAGAAAATGGCATAGAGGCGCTCAGTTTCGATATCTATGAGCCTATTTTAAAAAAGTGGTTCGATACTTGGCAAGAAAGAGCGAAGCAAAAAGGGGCCTATGTGTGTATGGCACACTCCATAGGCAATGTTCCCGTGCATACCTCCAGTTATATGTCTGCAGTTTTTAGTCCAAAACGAAGAGTAGCCCTGGAACTCATCGATGAGTTTGTGGAAGATTTTAAAGCGAATGCTCCCATTTGGAAATATGACGTAAAGCAGGGCGAACGAATCTATGCAAGGGACCGCTCCCAAAAAATCAAAGGAAGCGGACTTTTAGACAGCCTCTAA